A genome region from Erythrolamprus reginae isolate rEryReg1 chromosome 4, rEryReg1.hap1, whole genome shotgun sequence includes the following:
- the NARS2 gene encoding asparaginyl-tRNA synthetase isoform X4, producing the protein MSGAFTKVFTFGPTFRADNSQTRRHLAEFYMVEAEVFFVDRLQDIMQVMEDLFKTVTDRVVSSCPQDVALFHKRIAPGHEAKLEKMLKNPFITMSYTEAIDILERAGQEFTYKPAWGQDLQSEHEKHLVRHCGDIPVFVYNYPYDLKPFYMRDNEDGPRRTVAAVDLLVPEVGELFGGSLREDRVDFLQSRLQRLMLEDSYQWYVELRQFGSTPHGGFGMGFERYLQCILGVKNIKDVIPFPRFAHSCVL; encoded by the exons GGCGTTTACTAAAGTCTTCACTTTTGGTCCCACCTTCCGAGCAGACAATTCTCAAACCCGCAGACACCTGGCGGAGTTTTACATGGTGGAGGCCGAAGTGTTTTTTGTGGACAGGCTTCAGGATATAATGCAG GTTATGGAAGATCTTTTCAAAACAGTGACTGACCGAGTTGTCTCCAGTTGCCCTCAAGATGTGGCCCTTTTCCATAAACGTATCGCTCCTGGCCATGAG GCCAAATTAGAAAAAATGCTGAAAAACCCATTTATAAC AATGTCCTATACTGAAGCTATTGACATTTTGGAGAGAGCTGGGCAAGAATTCACTTACAAACCAGCC TGGGGGCAGGATCTCCAAAGTGAACACGAGAAGCACCTTGTGCGACACTGCGGTGATATTCCTGTTTTTGTGTACAACTATCCCTACGACCTTAAGCCATTCTACATGCGAGACAACGAAGATGGACCTCGTAGGACC GTAGCAGCGGTTGATCTCCTGGTCCCAGAAGTTGGAGAACTTTTCGGTGGAAGTTTGAGAGAAGATCGCGTGGATTTTCTGCAATCTCGCTTACAGAG GTTGATGCTTGAAGACAGTTATCAGTG GTACGTAGAACTGCGCCAGTTTGGATCTACCCCCCACGGAGGATTCGGAATGGGCTTCGAGCGGTACCTGCAGTGCATCCTGGGAgttaagaacattaaggatgtgATCCCGTTCCCGCGATTTG